gcgcgcaaccttgtaggtccaaggtagcaagtcttgaaccctacgaggcaaacatactagggccttagtcctaggggcacttaggagcccatccctaacgaggtccttagtccccggggcgcttatggagcccacccttggtacaagccactcacatataaagtaaagtacatgtcatacatatcatgtatcataaaagcatgcatcacttaggcacacatcatatcataaaagtatgcatcacttaggcatacatcatgtcataaaagtatgcatcacttaggcatacatcatatcataaaggtatgcatcacttaggcatacatcatgtcataaaggtatgcatcacttaggcatacatcatatcataaaggtatgcatcacttaggcatacatcatgtcatatcaatatgcatcacttaggcatagatcataaaaacatgcatatcttaagcataaagcatatcgtcaagcatgcatgatttaaccacatatcatatcatgaaaacatgcatattttaagcactaaacatagcatcaagcatgcataatttaaccacatatcataacataagcatgcataatttaagcacaaagcatatcatatcataaaagcatgcatatcatatcataagtcataaatcacaagcatacatattaagcataagggtgtatcttgtgattatcctatcataggaaacatggtatcatatttatcttggttttaagcttcctaaacccttgtggccgaaaccctttagagctcaatttaggttaaacacaacatccaagcatgtgacacctaaattatcatcataacattttcataggaagcattataaacatgattaacttagtttctaagttcctcaagtccctaatttcatatggccgaaaccttaaggtgtgaaacaaggttccatatgacataaaagcatggacaactttaaatcatatttataacatttttaccaaggaacaaggtaaacacatttgatacatttgaattagttcctaagttctttaagcccttaacatatgtcatggccgaaatttaacaagttctcattagggctacaaacaagcatacaagcatgtgaacttggactaacattatgtataaattcatacaaggcatcatccaatagttatggtcgaaacaaaccctagcatcattttaggtcataaaacaacatatagtaattgaaccttggctttttacttatcatatttcatgtagggtgacatgagcatatttaatttaagtcctagggtttctagggcatctaaaccttcatggccgagactcacaatggtccatttagatcatggaaaaattatacaagtatgtgacaaaatcaatacattatcctatttacataagaagtacttttaacacatttggtttcatttctaaggcctctaggtcttttaaaccctacttggccgaaactcacagaatataaacttgcttcaaatagcctaaaagcatgagaatttatacaagtttcatagcatgtataaagacaagcataatgagtatacatatgaattgtgtcttaggctttctaggtttttttttctctttttctttcatttttttctcatggccgaaacctaccattctgtagctaggtttttaagtggactaaagcatgaaaaacctaagtaagtttcatggcaaaagttactaagaaacatatatacaaattggttcatgaataagctaggaccccttgtggttatacatgttatatgtcatccactaatttttctacaccctaactaagcatgagggcattgaacaactttcatatctaaacagcacagaggtcttgagcatattaaaatcttgtttaagcttttctaagctatccatctcatcatggccgaaaaaccctaagaaggagttcatggaattctagcaatattcaagcatacaaatcctttaagatctttgtattctatcacatgagcatggttatttaaatttaaaagtctttccaaccctaaaccctttcttggccgaaacatatgagtggttttcttttagtttcaaatatcttctaaggaagaaacacTAATGCATaacccttaatatttcatagggagaaccttgtactagttgggtgaaacaataaatttccctagtctcttaagaatatttttggccgaaattctagggttcagtactcctctaatcaagcatcatataggtataaaagcatgaagaagaacccctttacatagcatagaaaaatctatcatgtagtgaagactagtttaaacaccattaaattttagaagctcttcttggccgaattttctcaaacttgtttctaggttttaaaatcttcataaaatctgaaaaacacataaaagccttgtaccacaggtgaggggaagcttacatccttcttcgcttgtggatctaaggtatggtgaagaagaagtagcctcttctcctagttcctttcccttggttcctttgctaagtcctccttgtatcctaggctttcttagggaaaaacttggctttggggctgaagatggaggagaggggactgtggtgttctcggtgagggagaggatgaatgagagaaaatgagagaaaaatagttttctcttttcttgctcccttttatgttaaggggaaagaggtagcaaacttagttttttgctttccttctcccttagccctttttctctattttatttttatttttatttgtttatttatcctcatcattcatggtgaaataagggggaatgaatccccttaattaacttcttttattttcggcaaaatcaaagaggaagagggagaggaagggaggaaggcaagttgcctttctcttgctctttacttgtttccttttggctagcttttactcttacctttatcatgagtttccctcctttgctatcaacatattattcctatcccaactggttattacccattaattttatgaaatataatataagaggttcaaggttcaatccttgacctctccctatttttatttctttttatttcctttttggttcaactcacttcctattatttttctaaggcaaaatcccacattcatatatttatcttacaagcttagtgggtattacagttgGGTTGACCATCACGTGCACTTCCcaatttaccctggtggccggtggaaaacttccgtgggaccgAGCCGGTCACctccagagatagtcaatgaggctaattgaaattatcatttatttattttttttaactctatTCTTCCTGCTGTTCTTATTTTGTATGTGAAGCGTCTGTTCATAACATATTTAGCAAGTACATCTTTAAAATGTTTTTACATCGCATATACCTACAATGAGAATTTATATATGTTTATGTTAGTACTACTGAAATTGAGTTAAGTTGACATTATGAAAGTTAAAAAAATACATTACCTAACTAACAAAAAATTCCTGATAATCTACTTCTTCCATTAGCAATAGAACAAGtcctaagttcatatcatatgcATCTTCAGCTAATAGAAACTGCTCCTCAAAGTCGTTATATTCGTTAAAGTTGATTAGCTTATCTAATGAATAGTGCATATCATTTGCTAAGAATTCATCGATGGAGACATCCCTTTCAATTTCCTCTTCCATTCTATTGTCATTATTTTCTTGTTCTGTTGACGTATCTTCAAAAAGTTCTTCCAATACTATATTCATATGTACTGATTCATTCTCAACACTGGGAGCTTGTTCATTCAAATTGAAGTTGTAATTAATAATCTCTCCAGTATTAACCACAACACTAGAGTAAGTTGAATGTGTCATATTGTCGGTACTCATATTTTTATTTGGAGTAACGCTTATGTTTGGGTTCTCTAATTATGATTCAATAGTCTATTGAGAGGGTTTCGTCGGAAATTAGATCGTCCCTGCATTGATACAATAAAAATTAACTATATCGCGAATAAAAAATTGTATTAAGAttgtaaatttttcaaaaacacaATAGGTGGGTGGAGGAAATGGAAAGATCATAATATGAATTTTATTGTACTACCTTTTGGGATTTTCCTTTTAGAAAGAATTAACTTTTAGATCAAAAACACTACATTTTAGATCCACATGATAAAGTGTTAACACTGATAAAAAAACATCTATAAAATTTGCAATGTTAATCTTCATTCAAATTTATAGATTAAATAGTGAAAAAGACATCTAAAACATGATAGAAGAAAACATATATGTCTCTAATCAAAGTGAAAAGCTTCGTCCAATATAGGATGGTTTTAGATATCACTGGTTCTTTTGGAGTTTTTATGGATTGCTTGGAATTTTAGAGTAGTGAGTCTATATTAAGGGTTTTAGAGCTGGCTGGACAATAATTTACTCCAAACCGAAGCCCACACTTTGGATTTAAGGATGTTTCGCTTGGCCAGAAGATTTGAGCACTGACCGACAAAAGAACAGAGCTGAGTTAGTTGAAGCTGGCACATTGCGGACTGTCGGAAACTTTTGTCGGTTAGGACTTCGGTGGTCAGGAGGGGATGATCGTTCGTCTtcgtaggggggggggggggggcacggTTAGTGTAAACTTGGCATAGCATACGTGATTTAGTCATTTATAAGTATCCTATGTGAAATGGGTATTTGGTAAACTTAATTATTGGTTCAGTAAAAAGTTGTAGATTAAATTACGAGACATACATTGCAGCATAATTACCTCTATGGATGAAATTAGGATTGAAACTTCACATCAGAAAGAAAAATTTCAGATTGGACAACATAACTAAGGCTAAGGCAATCCATTGTTTGCACAATCCAAAAATGTAAGGAATTGAAGTTTATAGTGGAAATTATCAGAGATAATCTGTATAAATCAACTCAACGCACACAAACCCTACTATCAAAGAATCAAGATGAAATTTTAACAAACAGCAGCCAAAAGCAGCATtgtaaagagagagaaaaaaaacaaagagaaaattaaatcaaaatagaaAAACGTTCCCAATTTGTGAGACGGAACTATTCTTCTTAGAGACGAGCTTGTTCTCGTTGATCTTTCGTCCTCCACTCTCGGTAGTGTTGCTTGTCCCCTCCTTCCACTTGTCTGGAACGATCACCTTTCCTAACTTCTTCTCGCCTGCCAAAACAGAAGAACCAACAGACAGAACCAAAGATGCAACCTGATGCTCGAACAAACCATAAAAAGGAGAAACCAAGATGTAGTACTTGAAGTGATAGCAGAGGGTGAAGAGGACTTACACTTCTGGCACACAATGATCGCCCTCCGTTCCAATGGAGGAGGAGATGAGCAAAGATCGAGAGTCGAAGGCAGCACAAACACCTTCTTTGAAATTATATGGAATTGAATTTATATGgtaattgaaatttaattatatagTTTGGAATAAATTTTTGAGATGAATTtaatatggaattcaattccaattcatTCAAAACGTGAACAGTAAATCAGACCTTAAATGGTCAGATTTAGATAAAAAATTTACCATGAataactaaaattatttaattgtccttttaacttaaaatcttttttttcatCTGCCGACTCTCTTGTTTTCTCCTACCTTTCTCCCGTACGCTGTTTTTCCTTGCGCCGAAAATTTCTCCTTGCACCGTTTCTCTCGTGCGCCACCTTCTTCATACTGTTGTCGGCCACCTTCTTCCCGTTTTGAATTTTTTCAGTGTTATCTTAACTGTGCGATCCCTTCTTCTTATTCTctaatacttaacttgattattaaataattagttatgaggataaaatgataaatgtataagaatgaaattcaattcaaatagattccaaattaagaaattcaattcaattctattATTCACTAATCTATTCCAAACAAAAGAATTCAATTTAATTCCTGTCAGAATTCAATTcttaatggaattcaattcaattccttcaCTTAAGTTATTTTCAAACAGGGTGTAAACTAGAAAGGATAATGTTAACACTATACTGGTTGATCACGTGCGTGGTTGCGAAGTCACGTGGAACTTAGCAAGACATTTTtaacttaatatatatatatatatatatatatatatatatatatatatatatatatatttaatacgTCTGAaagttttaataatttaaaaatattaataataataatttttattaatatgtaAGCAATTTCCATAATaatttgaaagagtaaaatagaTGCTTAATTTTGGAGAGGGTCAACGGAGCAATTTAATAGTAAACTAAACAAATAATGTTAAAAGACAAagttttaatattaataaaattttaaggatATTTTTAAAGAAAAGTTAAACCAATGGAGTATTTTGATAATTCTCTTATATAAGCATCCCAATCCCAAACCCTAACAAAATCTTCTCGCGATCTCGTCGGTTGCCGTTTCCTTGCCTATCCCCGTCCCACGCGACGAACTCCGTCGATCTCTCGCCGCCTCTTTTCCGGCTCTTCTCCTCACTGCGCCGGCTTCCTTTCTCCGGTTCtccctccttttctcttttccAAACTCTCCGCTGTTGTTGAGAAGATGATCATCCCGGTGCGCTGCTTCACTTGCGGCAAGGTAGCGCTCTATCTAATTTCTTTCTAAATCAGCACACTGCTTAGTCTTGTTTTAGGGTTTGGTTGTTTTTGTCTGCCTGTTTAAAAGGACCTTTTGACCGATAAATTATTGAGAACTGATAATGGCTGTTTGTTCGCTCTTCGCGTAGGTGATTGGGAACAAATGGGATACGTATCTAGATCTTCTGCAGGCGGATTACACTGAAGGGTGATATTCTCTctctttttgttattttttaatgGAGGATCGCTTGATTTTCAGAGTGGTTTTCATGTTTTTAGTAAGGAAATTGCTTATTGACATCATTCAACAAATTATTTGGGTTaatatatatgataatttaaTAACACATGTATTATGGGTCTGGCTATGATCAGGTGAGAAAGATATAAAATCTTCATTTTGACGCAATCAAGTTCTTCAAAGATTTATCATGCTAAACTATCACAACTTGTAACATGGTTAGGATTGTTATACACAACCTTGTTTTTCCCTCTTTTAGATAAAGATTTTGCTTGCACTATTCAACAATAATTATAGAATAAAAAGATGTATTCAGAGACTTTTGAGGGAGCATTGAGTGCTTGGACTATTGCATAACTTGTATGACCGAACTTAGAATTGTGTAGTTAAGAAACAACGTAGATAAAACCTTGGTGTGTCAGTGTTCCTACTGggcaaaattgaaaaaaaaataaatttgtaatacATGGCAAATTGTACGGTGTGGTCAAGAGTGTTGGATATATTATTATTTGACAATTGGTTAAAATAGGTTTAATGGGGTAAGTAGGGTAGAGAAGATAACTAAAAACTAGAACAATAAAAAATGATTTATATGATATCATATTGTTAACTATATGTTGCAGCTTAATGGCACAAGGCATATATATGCTGGACCAACTCTAATTATTGTGCACTTGGGACTGTCCATGGTATAATAGTTTGGATTGTTATAAACGTTTGCAACTGATTAGGCTAGCTTATGGCGACGTATTAGGTTGTTATATTGTTACTTGTTAGTCAACATGAAGAAGTGAActagtttctggtgatttattaGGCTAGTATTCATAAGGAGTAATACAACGTTAGAGGTGAATAGTTCCAGATGGGTTCTAGTTTGCAACTGATGTGGCACACATGGATGGAAAACATGCTAAAGTTTCCTTGGTTTTGTTTCCTTGCAAAAGTGGTGGAAATGGAAGGATGCAAAGCTTCAAACCTGTTAAATAATCTAATTGTCCTTTtctattagaaatattttatctaCCATCACACTATCTGCTCATTAGTCTTCTCTGCTAACACTCAATGTTTATCTTCTTAGGTAACGCTGCACCTATTAGTTGGATTCCAATTGCAATATTATGCCATTTAACAAGAAAACAATGAAGAACTCGTCAACACAAATTCATGCCCTCCCCAATAAAAAGCGTGATGGAAAAGTTAATCATTACACATTGATATATGTGAAAAATAGAATTTATAGGCATTACTATTACTACGAgtattgtatttttttattaatagcaGAAAATAGATTATGATCTGATAAATtagttattttatattattatttaatttcttagATAACTTATTAATAATTGTATCTAAATATTCATACTATTAAATTTGTTAGTTAATgtttatataataaaatagtatGATATATTGATTAAATCTTAGGACATTGTTAATTTTATATTGTTTACTAGTATATTAATATTATGATTATATCTATTTTTTATTAACAATGGTGTTAATTAAAATTAGCCTAACTGATACCTTACcatttcaatatatatatatatatatatatatatgtgtgtgtgtgtgtgtgtgtgtgtgtgtgtgtgtgtgtgtgtggaattATCCttcaatattatatatatatatatattaggattTTGTTATATTCCTTGGTTTATGTTTCGCCAACTGAATGAATTTATTTTGCATTTTTTTATTCCAATTCTATGATCTTATAtggttgttattatttttttttaatctgtgCTATATCAATACCCATACCAACTGATTCTACAAACAATGATATATATTCCTTTCTAAACATTTTGGCAATCATTAATCTTGTATCAAAAGTTGATTTTCTATCAGAAATATATTTGAGCTACACTTGCAAAATTCTGCTAGTTAAAACTGAATTTTGTTATCCTAATGTGTAATAGATTGTAATCGTATTGCGATACCTAGCCACTCTGTTGTTAGTATATAACTTCACTCTCGAGAACTTTACTACATTATTCAGTCGTcattatctaaattatttttgattaacTTTCTAAAAGAGATGCTCTGGATGCTGTGGGCTTGGTTCGCTACTGCTGTAGGAGAATGCTCATGACCCATGTTGATCTCATCGAAAAGCTACTCAACTACAACAGTAAGTTATTGCTGCACAGTCATCAATTGCTGCTACTTCATAAGTTATCATCTTTTGACCTATTTCATCGGATTTTTATGTTGTTACTAGCTCTCGAGAAGACGGAGACAAGCTAATGAGATGGCAAATGGAATCAGTTCCACCATAGTATTAGCATGAATCATGGAATCATACTTTAATTTGCATAATGTCATGGAATCTGTATCAGTACTGTGTTGGATCAGTATGAATTGTGTGAATTCCCAAACTACTAGTTGATGACTTGATCTGATTAATGTATGTTTATATGCTTTGTTGCGTGTTTTTAATTGGCATATGGACTCaacttttttatgttttttagttTAGATTAATTCTTTTCAATCCAAATGTTAACTTTAATTCATCTTGTTGGATTGGATACGATGCCTTAAAAGTCCGACTATGGCTGCTGATCACAGATAACACCTTATCAATCCCCAGTAAAGATTGTAGAAGATAATATACACGGCTCAACGCATTGGCTATATTCTTGCCTCCAACTGAAGAGATAAAACGaatttgtagattttttttttcgtgGATACAATTTGTAGCAAGAGATATGATTTAAACAAAACACAGTAATGGGTGCTCTCTATGACCAATATCGTTACCATGTCCTAATTAGTGTCCACAAGATTGTAAACCTCCAACTTTAACATGAGGAAATATCAGAGCATTTGAAATTCAGCTCTCAATGCCTGCTTTTCTTTGCCTACGTAGTTGTACTTACCTAGGAACATTTAGGAATTAGTGGGCAGATGGATTTGGAACTTCCGACTTCTGATTTCATAGATGATCTCAATATATGTGCTAGAAGATAAATGACAATCTTCACAATAATTCTAATCTAACATTTTAAACCGATTAATTCTAGGATCAATTTAGTTTCACTGAAGTTTTCTACTGGCAACtgtcaaaatttatttatgaggAAAAATTCCATCAATTATACACATTGCATGTGGGTATGAAAATCCATGGACATCAAGCCTACAACAAATACAATGTCTTTTACTATATCTACAGTATATGCAGTAAAAAGATGATTCACTCGTCCAGCGGCTCCGTCAATTTATTCCTAAGTTAATACGGAAAAGGTAAATCATGAATAACTACTAATCATTAGTACCAAAGTATGAAAATAGATTTACTCAGACACATTAAATTTTAATTCTATGATCTAATATGATAATATTTCGCATCTTAATCACCGTAACTATTCCAAGGGGAGACTATATCTACACTACGGATTCCATTGTTGGTGCTCGTTTAGAATTCATATAGGCGAATATCCGACTGCATGTCCCAATATTGAACTTGTATTTGGTGAGGATATCTTAACAGGTAGTTTTCTCCTCTGTACGCCACCATAGTGTGCTAGTAATTCATGAGCAAGCTTCGAATTCATGCACAACCATTGGTAGAGAGCATCAAGGAAAAAACGTGTTATCCCATTTCTCCGTCTTTACTTTATATTTCATGTATAATTTTCCTAGTGGTATAATCTTGTCTTCTCAATTCACTTATTATAAGTGAGTTCAAACATAGTTACTATCTCTATAGCTGGTTACTCCAATAAATTTTGGGATTAATTTTTAGTTATGTAAAATATCTTATTGGATGTCTATCTCCCCATGTAAAGGGTCCATGCACTAACGACATGTTCCCGTAATTCCCTTCCAAAGAGTGGGGCTGTCTTGGAAGGGGGTGATGACTTCATATTTTTACTCCAATAAATGAGTTTGCATGCATGTTGATCCTGCCCGAAAGTTGAAGAGACGGATGTTGAGGACGTGACGCTCCTATTAACCTCCGACGGACTTCACTCCTATatgcaacacaagcagcgttaGTGCCGAGTCAGGGAAGCGTCCCCCGA
This region of Zingiber officinale cultivar Zhangliang chromosome 9A, Zo_v1.1, whole genome shotgun sequence genomic DNA includes:
- the LOC122021909 gene encoding DNA-directed RNA polymerases I, II, and III subunit RPABC5; translated protein: MIIPVRCFTCGKVIGNKWDTYLDLLQADYTEGDALDAVGLVRYCCRRMLMTHVDLIEKLLNYNTLEKTETS